From one Pedobacter faecalis genomic stretch:
- a CDS encoding FMN-binding glutamate synthase family protein produces MFFTWKLSSARTLIISLLLLFSLGTWFLALYIHISFIWLALIATGLLSIAVHNAVQRRHTILRNYPLIGYVRYFMEAFRPELRQYLWESDLDGKPFNRIQRSLVYQRAKGERESIAFGTQLDVNAAGHEWLAHAVFPKKFTGKMRTRVGNAQCKRPYDASILNIGAMSYGALSSTAVSALNQGAQLGGFAHNTGEGGISDYHLYEADLIWQIGTGYFGCRDAEGKFDPQLFMRKASRPAVKMIELKLSQGAKPGLGGMLPGNKNTEEIARIRHVPVGTAVISPPAHNAFSDATQLIRFLGFLRALSDGKPVGIKLCIGSESDFTDICDAIYATNIIPDFITIDGAEGGTGAAPVEFSNHVGMPLYDAIAFVNRTLKHYGLENDIRIIASGKIVTGFDIIKALSLGAHCCYSARGMMLALGCVQALQCNSGKCPAGIATQDKARAYGLDVRDKRARVANYHKQTLTAAVQLMEAAGFADLSEISPAKIFRKLNSHQTLSFQDIYFQNKNDYRENWFKSRILN; encoded by the coding sequence ATGTTTTTCACTTGGAAATTGAGTTCTGCACGAACGCTTATTATATCACTTTTACTACTTTTTAGCTTAGGCACCTGGTTCCTGGCGCTTTATATCCATATCAGCTTTATATGGCTGGCGCTTATTGCTACCGGGCTGTTATCCATCGCCGTACACAATGCGGTTCAGCGCCGACATACCATCCTTAGAAACTATCCACTAATTGGCTATGTCCGCTATTTCATGGAGGCTTTCCGGCCGGAGTTAAGACAATATCTGTGGGAATCTGACCTGGATGGCAAGCCTTTCAACCGCATTCAGCGCAGTCTGGTATACCAGCGGGCCAAGGGCGAAAGGGAGAGCATTGCTTTCGGTACTCAGCTTGATGTGAACGCGGCCGGACATGAATGGCTGGCACATGCTGTCTTCCCGAAAAAGTTTACAGGTAAGATGCGCACAAGAGTTGGCAACGCCCAATGCAAGCGCCCCTACGATGCAAGCATCCTGAATATCGGTGCCATGAGTTACGGTGCGCTAAGCAGTACCGCGGTCAGCGCGCTAAACCAGGGTGCCCAACTAGGCGGATTTGCGCACAATACCGGCGAGGGCGGAATCAGCGACTACCACCTTTATGAGGCAGACCTGATCTGGCAGATCGGTACCGGATACTTTGGCTGCCGGGATGCCGAAGGCAAGTTTGACCCCCAACTCTTTATGCGAAAAGCCTCACGACCGGCCGTTAAGATGATTGAACTTAAACTCTCCCAAGGTGCGAAACCCGGACTTGGCGGCATGTTGCCGGGCAATAAAAACACAGAGGAGATCGCCAGGATACGTCATGTTCCGGTCGGCACAGCAGTGATATCCCCACCGGCGCATAATGCCTTTTCAGACGCGACGCAACTGATCCGCTTTCTGGGTTTCCTCAGGGCGTTGTCAGATGGCAAGCCCGTCGGCATCAAACTATGCATAGGCAGCGAAAGCGACTTCACCGACATCTGTGACGCAATATATGCGACCAACATCATCCCTGATTTCATCACCATAGACGGTGCGGAAGGCGGCACAGGTGCAGCTCCCGTGGAGTTCAGCAATCATGTAGGTATGCCGCTTTATGACGCTATTGCCTTTGTAAACCGCACCCTGAAGCACTATGGTTTGGAAAATGATATCCGCATTATTGCCTCAGGCAAGATTGTTACCGGTTTCGACATCATAAAAGCGCTGTCGCTGGGCGCCCACTGCTGCTATAGTGCACGAGGCATGATGCTGGCGCTGGGCTGCGTGCAGGCTCTGCAGTGCAATAGCGGTAAATGTCCGGCGGGCATAGCGACGCAAGATAAAGCCAGGGCATACGGACTTGATGTGCGCGACAAGCGTGCGCGGGTGGCCAACTACCATAAGCAGACCCTAACCGCCGCAGTCCAGTTGATGGAAGCCGCCGGCTTTGCCGACCTGTCGGAGATCAGCCCGGCAAAAATATTCCGCAAGTTGAACAGTCACCAGACCCTGAGCTTTCAGGACATCTACTTTCAGAATAAAAACGACTACAGAGAAAACTGGTTCAAATCAAGGATTTTAAACTAA
- the katE gene encoding catalase HPII, protein MAKKNSPPKQGTEKAIDRKLVPQQETEKTKSLLPHTADATDEKMTTNHGVKINDDQNSLKAGERGATLLEDFILREKITHFDHERIPERVVHARGSGAHGVFKLYKSQSAYTKAAFLNDTDIETPVFVRFSTVAGSRGSTDLARDVRGFAVKFYTQEGNFDLVGNNMPVFFIQDALKFPDLVHAVKPEPDNEIPQAASAHDTFWDFISLMPESAHMIMWLMSDRAIPRSYRMMEGFGVHTFRLINAKGKSSFVKFHWKPLLGVHSVAWDEAQNISGKDPDFHRRDLWDAIEAGAFPEWELGLQIVPEEDEFKYDFDLLDPTKIIPEELVPVQRVGKMTLNRNPDNFFAETEQVAFHVGHIVPGIDFTNDPLMQGRLFSYTDTQLIRLGGPNFHEIPINRPVVPVHNNQRDGFMRQTINRGKASYNPNTLGNNDPVQVKAADGGFTSYQERIDAKKIRARSDSFRDHFSQARLFFNSQSDPEKNHLVDALVFELGKVKTVAIRQRMLGILKLVDDGLASQVAYGLGLPVPQQPEQPVNKSVPADGDPADYEPIQVEGSLDKSDALSMVNTPKDSIVSRKIAILVADGVTAGSVRAMRAALEAQGAIAELIAPRLGEVTAADGTFLTVDHSFLTAASVLFDAVYVPGGTNSVATLEAEANAVHFLNEAFKHCKAIAADEQAMQVLEATYFHKKLPDEFSEETVLKEGVAVGGDVEKLSDLFIKAIKLHRFWEREKPRMVPA, encoded by the coding sequence ATGGCAAAGAAAAACTCACCTCCAAAACAGGGTACGGAGAAGGCGATAGACCGCAAACTCGTACCTCAGCAGGAAACTGAAAAAACGAAGTCGCTCCTCCCGCACACTGCGGATGCAACCGACGAAAAGATGACCACCAATCATGGTGTAAAAATAAATGACGACCAGAACTCACTGAAAGCGGGAGAGCGTGGCGCGACCTTGCTGGAAGATTTTATATTGAGAGAAAAGATTACGCATTTTGACCATGAGCGCATCCCGGAACGCGTTGTACATGCACGGGGTTCGGGTGCGCATGGCGTCTTCAAACTCTACAAATCTCAGTCGGCATACACTAAAGCGGCCTTTTTAAACGATACCGACATTGAAACGCCCGTGTTCGTGCGCTTCTCTACGGTTGCCGGATCTAGGGGGTCGACCGACCTGGCCCGCGATGTAAGGGGCTTTGCGGTTAAGTTTTATACCCAGGAAGGCAATTTTGACCTGGTGGGCAACAATATGCCTGTATTTTTCATCCAGGACGCCCTGAAGTTTCCCGACCTGGTGCATGCCGTGAAGCCTGAACCGGATAATGAGATACCGCAGGCTGCTTCGGCGCACGATACTTTCTGGGACTTCATTTCGCTGATGCCCGAGTCGGCACACATGATTATGTGGCTGATGAGCGACCGCGCCATTCCGCGAAGTTACCGGATGATGGAGGGCTTTGGCGTGCACACGTTCAGGCTAATCAACGCGAAAGGAAAATCCAGCTTCGTGAAATTTCATTGGAAGCCGCTCTTGGGTGTACACTCTGTGGCTTGGGACGAAGCTCAGAACATTTCCGGAAAGGACCCTGATTTTCATCGTCGCGACCTTTGGGATGCGATTGAAGCGGGGGCATTCCCTGAATGGGAACTTGGTTTGCAAATCGTGCCGGAGGAAGATGAGTTTAAATATGATTTTGATCTCCTGGATCCCACTAAGATTATTCCTGAAGAACTTGTGCCGGTGCAACGTGTTGGTAAAATGACCCTGAACCGCAATCCGGACAATTTCTTTGCGGAAACAGAGCAGGTGGCTTTTCACGTTGGCCATATTGTTCCGGGCATCGACTTTACCAACGATCCGCTGATGCAGGGCAGGTTGTTTTCATATACAGATACGCAACTGATCAGGCTGGGGGGACCGAATTTTCATGAGATCCCGATCAATAGGCCGGTCGTTCCCGTACACAACAACCAGCGCGACGGCTTTATGCGCCAGACGATCAATCGCGGGAAAGCCAGCTATAATCCGAATACGCTGGGCAACAATGATCCGGTGCAGGTTAAGGCAGCCGATGGTGGCTTTACCTCTTACCAGGAACGTATCGACGCGAAAAAGATCCGCGCAAGAAGCGATAGTTTCAGGGATCACTTTAGTCAGGCCCGGTTATTCTTCAACAGTCAGTCGGACCCCGAAAAGAACCATTTGGTAGATGCCCTGGTATTTGAACTTGGAAAGGTAAAAACGGTTGCCATCAGGCAACGTATGTTGGGCATACTGAAACTGGTTGACGACGGACTGGCCAGTCAGGTAGCCTATGGCTTAGGGCTGCCAGTACCGCAGCAACCTGAACAACCAGTCAACAAAAGTGTACCGGCCGACGGTGATCCGGCGGACTACGAACCGATTCAGGTTGAAGGTTCATTGGATAAGTCTGACGCGCTGAGTATGGTGAACACACCAAAGGACAGTATCGTTAGCCGTAAGATTGCCATCCTGGTGGCTGATGGCGTAACGGCCGGTTCTGTTCGGGCGATGCGCGCGGCACTTGAGGCACAGGGGGCAATTGCTGAGCTGATTGCACCACGACTTGGAGAGGTGACGGCAGCCGACGGCACGTTTCTCACGGTTGACCATAGCTTCCTGACCGCGGCATCGGTTTTGTTTGATGCTGTCTACGTGCCGGGAGGAACCAACAGCGTTGCGACACTCGAAGCAGAAGCTAATGCGGTACATTTTCTGAATGAGGCCTTTAAGCATTGCAAGGCGATTGCCGCGGATGAGCAGGCGATGCAGGTATTGGAGGCTACCTATTTTCATAAGAAACTGCCCGATGAGTTTAGCGAGGAGACCGTACTTAAGGAGGGCGTTGCTGTAGGCGGCGATGTTGAAAAACTGAGCGATCTCTTTATCAAAGCAATTAAACTGCATCGTTTCTGGGAGAGAGAAAAGCCAAGGATGGTTCCGGCTTAA
- a CDS encoding YciE/YciF ferroxidase family protein has product MKAKSGSEPKFSTKTNPAAEPALKELFVDSIKDLYWAENHLVKTLPKMQKSATSSELAGAIGKHLTETETHVKRLEQIFDLLGEKPQAKKCDAMEGLAKEGESIIESTEAGTATRDVGIILASQKVEHYEIASYGGLVQLAATLGLSDVAEVLTQTLEEEKNADLNLTEIAEKNINYKAAEEA; this is encoded by the coding sequence ATGAAAGCTAAAAGTGGATCTGAACCTAAGTTCAGCACAAAAACAAATCCGGCAGCGGAGCCGGCATTGAAGGAACTATTTGTAGACAGCATTAAAGACTTATACTGGGCAGAGAATCACCTGGTGAAAACGCTGCCTAAAATGCAGAAATCTGCGACATCTTCGGAACTTGCTGGAGCGATTGGCAAGCATCTTACCGAGACGGAAACACATGTAAAAAGGCTCGAGCAGATTTTTGATCTGCTGGGCGAAAAGCCGCAGGCCAAAAAGTGCGACGCGATGGAAGGGCTGGCCAAAGAGGGCGAAAGCATCATTGAGAGCACTGAGGCTGGGACGGCTACACGCGATGTTGGGATCATCTTAGCGTCGCAAAAAGTGGAGCATTATGAAATTGCCTCTTATGGCGGACTGGTTCAGCTGGCGGCTACACTGGGCCTTTCAGACGTTGCCGAGGTACTTACTCAAACACTTGAGGAAGAAAAGAATGCCGATCTGAACCTGACCGAGATCGCAGAAAAGAATATAAACTATAAAGCTGCTGAGGAGGCATAA
- a CDS encoding GreA/GreB family elongation factor codes for MNLNSNIPVIIREDDYQLLKPYFTKTDGSSGDMSLSAELGRAVVVKKYAFPPHVIRINSRVQIVDEENGSSREVCLVLPQHANIKENKISILSPIGAALIGFSKGETVQWKVPAGLKKFRIAEVHNEED; via the coding sequence ATGAATTTAAACTCGAACATCCCGGTAATCATCAGGGAAGATGATTATCAGTTACTTAAACCGTATTTTACTAAAACCGACGGCAGCTCAGGCGACATGTCGCTCTCGGCCGAACTCGGCAGAGCCGTGGTGGTTAAAAAATATGCCTTTCCGCCGCACGTCATCCGCATCAATTCGCGGGTGCAGATTGTCGACGAAGAGAACGGCTCCTCAAGGGAAGTATGCCTCGTGTTGCCGCAGCATGCCAATATCAAGGAGAATAAGATTTCGATCCTATCCCCTATCGGCGCCGCCCTCATCGGCTTCAGCAAGGGCGAAACTGTGCAATGGAAAGTGCCGGCAGGCCTGAAGAAGTTCAGGATTGCTGAGGTGCATAATGAGGAGGATTAA
- a CDS encoding SRPBCC family protein, giving the protein MKNEWINKVTDGLSELSIEPTGRENIDQSERLVSVLAGGWLLYNSLKKLGKHPILALGGVAAGGMMLYRGATGVCPVYTYLDKDTTDPESIRIVEDIVVNAPREKVYAFWRELSNLPKFMTHLKSVEEQSDDVSVWTANVPGGLLDLTWKAEITREDEGKYIGWQSIEGSQVDNAGKVEFKDTLSGTGTELHIEIEYFAPAGNVGRSIASLFNGVFERMIREDVQNFKAYAEDADFKQYAGLAL; this is encoded by the coding sequence ATGAAAAACGAATGGATAAACAAAGTAACGGATGGCCTGAGCGAACTGAGCATAGAGCCAACAGGCAGGGAAAACATTGATCAGAGCGAGCGTCTAGTGTCGGTACTGGCGGGTGGATGGCTGCTTTACAACAGTCTGAAGAAGCTTGGAAAACATCCCATTCTTGCCCTCGGAGGCGTAGCTGCTGGAGGAATGATGCTATACAGAGGCGCGACTGGCGTTTGTCCGGTATATACTTATCTGGACAAGGATACTACTGATCCGGAATCGATCCGCATTGTAGAAGACATCGTCGTAAACGCACCAAGGGAAAAGGTGTATGCCTTTTGGCGCGAGCTTTCTAACCTGCCGAAGTTCATGACGCACCTGAAAAGCGTAGAGGAGCAAAGCGATGATGTTTCGGTGTGGACGGCAAACGTACCGGGCGGATTGCTTGATCTGACCTGGAAGGCCGAAATTACCCGGGAAGATGAGGGCAAATACATCGGCTGGCAGTCTATCGAAGGTTCGCAGGTCGACAACGCCGGCAAGGTGGAGTTCAAAGATACCCTGAGTGGCACTGGTACCGAACTCCATATTGAGATCGAATATTTTGCCCCGGCAGGAAATGTAGGAAGAAGCATTGCTTCACTCTTCAATGGCGTGTTTGAACGAATGATCCGCGAAGATGTGCAAAATTTTAAAGCTTATGCAGAGGATGCTGATTTTAAGCAATATGCAGGTTTAGCCCTGTAG
- a CDS encoding outer membrane beta-barrel protein: MKKTFLVLALLAGLYSQANAQQQLKFSVKAGLTAPKFVTGGGNTDIKSSKTSSFYAGASVDIPLNTTLSIQPGLTFIGKGFRQYFAEVDFVEGQLFLVTIDQNTKPYYIELPLHLVAGFNLIGGKLQLGVGPYASLGVAGRNIIKANAVMESRIGGDGFEFHEEDKIKFGRSAEANMRRSDFGLSTLVAFQLRNGIGFQGGFSRGLIWIDNVEANNVKIYNQVLSLGLFYTL, encoded by the coding sequence ATGAAAAAAACCTTTCTGGTATTAGCGCTCCTGGCCGGCTTATATAGTCAGGCCAACGCTCAGCAACAACTCAAGTTTTCAGTGAAGGCGGGATTAACCGCCCCTAAATTCGTCACCGGTGGTGGAAACACCGACATCAAAAGCTCTAAAACGAGTTCCTTTTACGCCGGCGCTTCCGTGGACATCCCACTCAACACAACCTTATCAATTCAGCCTGGCCTGACTTTTATTGGAAAAGGCTTCAGGCAGTACTTCGCAGAGGTAGACTTTGTTGAAGGGCAGTTGTTTTTAGTCACTATTGACCAAAATACAAAGCCGTATTATATTGAGCTGCCCTTACATTTGGTCGCAGGTTTTAACCTGATAGGGGGAAAACTTCAGTTAGGTGTAGGTCCGTACGCGTCCCTTGGCGTGGCAGGTAGGAACATAATCAAAGCCAACGCTGTGATGGAAAGCCGAATTGGAGGCGATGGGTTTGAGTTTCACGAAGAGGATAAGATAAAGTTTGGAAGATCTGCAGAAGCAAATATGCGGCGTAGCGACTTTGGCCTGAGTACACTAGTCGCGTTTCAACTGCGTAATGGTATCGGTTTTCAAGGAGGCTTTAGCCGTGGGCTCATTTGGATAGATAATGTCGAGGCGAATAACGTTAAGATCTATAATCAGGTGCTTTCATTAGGCTTGTTTTATACCCTGTAG
- a CDS encoding redoxin domain-containing protein, producing MKVQLSLAFALLLSMGTKAQTLNLPKNHSFEIQTTQTDKGSYPSEITDTYAFKSLGRNKDGNFMLECKLVHATFGSSQMGGTLLNTDKIKDVDFRNTAILEQLALLNQPFQVSVSPGGKVLSVTGAEEALKQRLGSWNIESEIAENMLRNFETLIQGKMQMLFFEDKPADIKQAQAAAAGENSMSLSTLNSTAHTTTYQVSSQTEDVFGVRKFVVDKKTGLIKESRSENKTQFKQSPQAGISNNARVDVSVVQKLMPFKERKPLDTAWINMAVRFSYWSDALKEFGKHDSTRVFALFKKPDSRFVNDNYYIQNRLSALQRVDGDKADSMYDSLLRATPNRLLAGNYIHLVNKLSFTYYGEQDVVSLYDLTTYAAKTEALDSWLQSSFCQAVRGAKSPDQLDGKIDKAYVLSGMMLASKDAEYLKKVRPLAIWSKAKQASSAEAAIAAAKTFHDMSDQDIQAGNGSRYALLVYQMLQAAGRPVEAGALLDGTIARLERFTADSLSARKHLDKNLLAGAYYLKFLRDEAKGDGSAFQSLSKAAQYSPASGKEKAYMSFYDRALLDTKEGYRDLFIEKLLAVGNEAEASDVFVTHITAMPEQILEMKKLYEEKFKKDDFSAFFQKRIVSGWPAAPTFALAAVNGGQHSLADFKGKWLVMDFWGTWCGPCRAEMPEVNRFSDEVKDGKHKNVQFLSVACNDQEDKVKAYLAENKFGIPVAMSDGVIQRNYAIRGYPSKIIVSPEGKMIQVDFGKDWKKVIAAFSQL from the coding sequence ATGAAAGTCCAATTATCGCTCGCATTTGCTTTGCTGCTCAGCATGGGCACCAAAGCGCAAACGCTCAATCTGCCAAAGAACCACAGTTTCGAAATACAAACGACACAAACAGATAAGGGCAGTTATCCTTCAGAAATTACGGATACTTATGCTTTTAAGTCGCTTGGCAGGAATAAAGACGGGAACTTTATGCTGGAGTGCAAGTTGGTACATGCAACTTTCGGTTCTTCGCAAATGGGGGGAACGTTGCTCAATACGGATAAGATTAAGGATGTGGATTTTAGAAATACCGCAATTCTCGAACAGCTGGCGCTTTTAAATCAGCCTTTCCAGGTCTCCGTCTCGCCCGGCGGGAAGGTGTTGTCTGTAACCGGTGCTGAGGAAGCGTTAAAGCAAAGGCTTGGTTCCTGGAATATCGAGAGTGAAATTGCCGAAAATATGCTGCGTAACTTTGAAACCCTGATTCAAGGCAAGATGCAGATGTTGTTTTTTGAAGATAAACCTGCAGACATAAAGCAGGCACAAGCTGCTGCCGCAGGGGAAAATAGCATGAGCCTTAGCACCTTGAACAGCACAGCACATACTACAACTTATCAGGTTTCAAGTCAGACAGAGGACGTTTTCGGAGTGCGGAAATTTGTGGTCGACAAAAAAACCGGTTTGATTAAAGAATCCAGATCCGAAAATAAAACGCAGTTTAAGCAGAGTCCGCAGGCGGGGATCAGCAACAATGCCCGGGTAGATGTATCGGTAGTTCAAAAGCTAATGCCGTTTAAAGAGCGCAAGCCACTTGATACCGCCTGGATTAATATGGCAGTAAGGTTTAGCTACTGGAGCGATGCTTTAAAGGAATTTGGTAAACACGATTCGACGCGGGTTTTTGCATTGTTTAAGAAACCAGACTCTCGGTTTGTCAACGACAATTATTATATTCAGAACAGGCTGAGTGCCCTGCAGCGCGTGGATGGCGATAAAGCAGATTCAATGTACGACTCCTTACTCCGCGCTACGCCCAACAGGCTTCTCGCTGGCAATTACATCCACCTGGTGAACAAACTGAGTTTTACCTATTATGGAGAGCAGGATGTAGTGTCGCTCTACGATCTGACCACCTATGCCGCAAAGACGGAAGCTTTAGATAGCTGGCTGCAAAGCTCCTTTTGTCAGGCCGTACGCGGGGCAAAAAGTCCGGATCAACTGGACGGCAAAATAGACAAGGCTTATGTGCTGAGCGGTATGATGCTTGCCAGTAAGGATGCTGAGTATCTCAAGAAAGTAAGGCCCCTGGCCATTTGGTCTAAGGCCAAGCAAGCATCAAGTGCGGAGGCTGCAATTGCAGCGGCTAAAACATTCCATGATATGTCTGATCAGGACATTCAGGCAGGTAACGGTTCACGTTATGCGCTGCTGGTGTATCAAATGCTCCAGGCAGCTGGTCGCCCAGTCGAAGCGGGAGCGCTCCTCGATGGTACGATAGCACGGTTGGAACGGTTTACCGCCGATTCCTTAAGCGCGAGAAAGCATCTTGATAAAAATTTACTGGCCGGAGCTTATTACCTGAAGTTTCTAAGGGATGAGGCGAAAGGCGACGGTTCTGCATTCCAGAGCTTATCTAAAGCTGCACAATATTCACCGGCAAGCGGTAAGGAAAAAGCGTATATGAGTTTTTACGATCGGGCGTTGCTTGATACCAAAGAAGGGTACCGCGACCTGTTCATCGAAAAGCTATTGGCGGTCGGCAATGAGGCCGAAGCGTCTGATGTCTTCGTAACTCATATCACGGCTATGCCCGAGCAAATCCTTGAAATGAAGAAGCTGTACGAAGAAAAGTTTAAGAAGGATGATTTTTCTGCCTTTTTTCAAAAGCGGATTGTAAGTGGCTGGCCTGCTGCCCCAACTTTTGCGCTTGCTGCGGTGAACGGCGGTCAGCATAGCCTGGCCGATTTTAAAGGTAAATGGTTGGTCATGGATTTCTGGGGTACCTGGTGCGGGCCGTGCCGGGCTGAAATGCCCGAAGTCAACCGCTTCAGTGACGAAGTAAAGGATGGCAAACATAAAAACGTCCAGTTTCTGAGTGTTGCCTGTAACGATCAGGAGGATAAAGTAAAAGCATATCTTGCGGAGAACAAGTTCGGCATCCCGGTAGCGATGTCAGACGGGGTTATTCAACGCAATTATGCGATAAGAGGTTATCCCTCCAAGATCATCGTCTCACCCGAGGGTAAGATGATACAGGTCGATTTCGGAAAGGATTGGAAGAAAGTTATTGCAGCTTTTAGTCAGCTGTAA
- a CDS encoding ankyrin repeat domain-containing protein, with the protein MNNNTQIIIHAARVGNVEVLQELVRQNADVNARDEKGYTPLIIACYNNQYQAAKFLIENGADINAADNGGNTALMGVAFKGYEQIATLLIENGASLDLQHGNGGTALMFAAMFGRNELLKLLLNAGADATLLDVRGLSVFDLAAQQGNTEGLNILESMAKAS; encoded by the coding sequence ATGAATAACAACACTCAAATCATCATACATGCAGCACGCGTTGGAAACGTGGAAGTTCTGCAGGAACTCGTCAGGCAAAATGCAGATGTAAACGCACGAGATGAAAAAGGCTATACACCGCTGATCATTGCATGCTATAACAATCAATACCAGGCAGCAAAATTTCTCATAGAAAACGGGGCCGACATTAATGCGGCCGACAACGGCGGAAACACCGCGCTGATGGGTGTGGCGTTTAAGGGATATGAACAGATCGCTACACTGCTGATTGAAAATGGTGCCTCGCTCGATCTGCAGCATGGAAATGGTGGAACGGCACTTATGTTTGCCGCCATGTTTGGCAGAAACGAGCTCCTGAAGTTGCTGCTCAATGCTGGTGCCGATGCTACGCTGCTCGACGTTCGTGGCCTGTCTGTATTTGATCTTGCAGCACAACAAGGCAATACGGAAGGGCTTAACATTCTTGAATCTATGGCCAAAGCGAGCTAA
- a CDS encoding DUF4112 domain-containing protein: MKTERYTPDRPDIPELRWINRLAYLMDSQFRLPGTRFRFGLDPLINLFPIAGDMAGFLVSAGLMLAMARKGASNKLVVLMSLNILLDATIGAIPVIGQIFDFFFKANNRNIRLMNEHYLENKHQGSGKGIIIWTLIILFLILALLIYLLWKVGAWLTGLIF, from the coding sequence ATGAAGACAGAACGCTATACCCCAGACAGGCCCGACATTCCCGAACTCAGGTGGATTAACCGCCTGGCATATCTGATGGACAGCCAGTTCAGGTTGCCCGGCACCAGGTTTCGCTTTGGACTCGATCCGCTTATTAACCTTTTTCCCATTGCTGGCGACATGGCGGGATTTCTGGTTTCGGCAGGTCTCATGCTGGCCATGGCCCGTAAGGGCGCCAGCAACAAACTGGTTGTGCTCATGAGCCTGAACATCCTGCTTGATGCCACCATCGGTGCAATCCCTGTTATCGGGCAAATCTTCGACTTCTTTTTCAAGGCCAATAACCGGAACATCAGGCTGATGAACGAGCACTACCTGGAAAACAAGCACCAGGGTAGCGGCAAAGGCATTATCATCTGGACACTGATCATCCTCTTCCTGATACTGGCTCTGCTTATTTACCTGCTCTGGAAAGTGGGTGCCTGGCTTACCGGACTGATCTTTTAA
- a CDS encoding YdeI/OmpD-associated family protein produces MEQIEIFYPETVADWNEWLAANHQKKQSVWLVQHHKASGRPTVSWSEAVDVALCYGWIDSKKIKIDQYTTHQFFSRRKPKSTWSKINKDKVEQLVKEGLMSDAGYESIRIAKENGSWNVLDEVEALQVPADLQQAFDANPGAEAYYNSLSKSIKKMMLHWIVLAKRPETRLSRIQEIASHAAEGTKPKQF; encoded by the coding sequence ATGGAACAGATTGAAATATTTTATCCTGAAACGGTGGCCGACTGGAACGAGTGGCTGGCAGCTAACCATCAAAAGAAGCAGTCCGTTTGGCTAGTGCAGCATCACAAGGCCTCAGGCAGGCCAACAGTCAGCTGGAGCGAGGCGGTTGATGTCGCTTTATGCTACGGATGGATAGACAGTAAAAAGATCAAAATAGACCAGTATACCACGCATCAGTTTTTCAGCAGGCGAAAGCCCAAAAGCACCTGGTCCAAAATAAACAAAGACAAGGTCGAACAGCTGGTAAAGGAAGGGCTTATGTCGGATGCGGGCTACGAGAGTATCCGGATAGCCAAAGAGAATGGTTCCTGGAATGTGCTCGACGAAGTTGAGGCCTTGCAGGTGCCGGCCGATCTTCAGCAGGCCTTTGACGCAAACCCAGGTGCCGAAGCCTACTATAACAGTCTCAGTAAATCCATAAAAAAAATGATGCTGCATTGGATCGTTTTGGCAAAGCGGCCTGAGACCCGGCTAAGCCGTATTCAGGAGATTGCCAGTCATGCGGCAGAAGGGACTAAGCCGAAGCAGTTTTAA